One window of Quercus robur chromosome 5, dhQueRobu3.1, whole genome shotgun sequence genomic DNA carries:
- the LOC126728104 gene encoding uncharacterized protein LOC126728104 gives MFTLKTSIKEIKEVDVDIPRHKFEFVDYNKIHERVNKHVQLSDIIANVIGVGPIEQPCIKGSNVLMRNINVMTIEGHEIKLTLWGSVANEVEESFFTENPGLFVIIATCLTVKTFKGKFISLF, from the exons ATGTTCACATTGAAAACTAGCATTAAGGAAATAAAGGAGGTTGATGTTGATATACCGCGTCATAAATTCGAATTTGTTGACTACAATAAAATACATGAACGCGTTAATAAACATGTCCAGCTATCAG ATATCATTGCAAATGTGATTGGTGTTGGACCGATTGAGCAACCTTGCATCAAAGGATCAAATGTCTTGATGAGAAACATAAATGTCATGACTATAGA AGGACATGAAATAAAGCTTACACTTTGGGGATCAGTTGCAAATGAAGTTGAGGAGAGCTTCTTTACTGAAAATCCAGGCCTTTTTGTCATAATAGCTACATGTTTGACTGTCAAGACTTTTAAAGGCAAGTTCATTTCTCTTTTCTAA